In Hevea brasiliensis isolate MT/VB/25A 57/8 chromosome 13, ASM3005281v1, whole genome shotgun sequence, a single genomic region encodes these proteins:
- the LOC110665833 gene encoding cationic amino acid transporter 1, whose translation MEVGTEARGGDEGVRRRGCSCTTNDFLPEESFQSMGNYFQALRETPMRFKERLLARSMDSTEINEVKARSEHEMKKNLNWWDLIWFCIGSVIGSGVFVLTGLEAKKDAGPAVVLSYVASGVSAMLSVFCYTEFAVEIPVAGGSFAYLRVELGDFMAFIGAGNILLEYVIGSAAVSRSWTSYFATLCNHKPDEFRIIAHSLPDDYGHLDPIAVVIVSITCVLAVLSTKGSSRFNYIASIFHIVVILFIIIAGLINADGKNYIDFAPYGPRGIFKASAVLFFACIGFDAVSTMAEETKNPAKDIPIGLVGSMTIITLLYCLLAVTLCLMVPYKNIDPDAPFSAAFQFVGWDWAKYIVAAGALKGMTTVLLASAVGQARYLTHIARTHMMPPWLAQVNAKTGTPVNATIVMFVATAIIAFFADLSILSNLLSISTLFIFVLVALALLVRRYYASGKTTSADRIKLTLCILVILGSSIATAAIWGADGDGWIGYVITLPIWFLATSALNVLVPQARVPKLWGVPLVPWLPSASILTSIFLLGSIDGASFIRFCVWTVILLIYYFLVGLHASYDMAKESEENKVKDGWKGMEEGA comes from the exons ATGGAAGTTGGCACGGAAGCGAGAGGCGGTGATGAAGGTGTCAGGAGGAGAGGTTGCTCGTGCACAACGAACGATTTTCTCCCCGAGGAGTCGTTCCAAAGCATGGGCAACTACTTCCAGGCACTTCGTGAGACTCCAATGCGGTTCAAGGAGAGGCTCCTCGCCAGATCCATGGACTCTACCGAGATCAATGAGGTCAAGGCGCGGAGCGAGCATGAGATGAAGAAGAACCTGAACTGGTGGGACCTCATCTGGTTCTGCATCGGTTCTGTCATAGGCTCTGGTGTCTTTGTCCTCACCGGACTTGAGGCAAAAAAAGATGCTGGACCTGCCGTTGTCTTGTCTTACGTAGCTTCAGGGGTCTCCGCTATGCTCTCCGTCTTCTGTTACACCGAGTTCGCTGTAGAAATTCCTGTTGCAG GTGGTTCATTTGCTTACTTGAGGGTAGAGCTAGGTGACTTCATGGCCTTCATTGGAGCTGGCAACATCCTCCTTGAGTACGTCATTGGTAGTGCTGCTGTGTCTCGGTCATGGACGTCTTATTTCGCCACTCTCTGCAATCACAAACCTGATGAATTCCGGATCATAGCCCATAGCCTGCCTGATGACTATGGCCACCTTGACCCCATTGCTGTTGTTATTGTTTCCATAACTTGTGTCCTTGCTGTCCTTAGCACCAAGGGATCATCGCGCTTCAATTACATTGCTTCCATTTTCCACATTGTGGTGATTCTCTTTATCATTATTGCCGGCCTTATCAATGCAGACGGCAAAAATTACATCGACTTTGCACCCTATGGTCCTCGGGGTATTTTTAAAGCTTCGGCTGTACTTTTCTTTGCTTGCATTGGATTCGATGCAGTTTCCACAATGGCTGAAGAGACCAAAAATCCTGCAAAAGATATCCCTATTGGTCTTGTgggctcaatgacaataattACTCTGCTCTATTGTTTGCTAGCCGTAACATTGTGTCTTATGGTTCCATATAAGAATATTGATCCAGATGCCCCATTTTCTGCAGCATTTCAGTTTGTGGGTTGGGATTGGGCTAAATATATTGTGGCTGCAGGTGCTCTGAAGGGCATGACTACAGTTTTGCTGGCTTCAGCAGTAGGTCAAGCCCGTTATCTCACACACATTGCTCGAACTCACATGATGCCACCTTGGCTAGCTCAGGTCAATGCAAAGACTGGGACTCCGGTAAATGCAACCATTGTCATGTTTGTTGCTACTGCTATAATTGCCTTTTTTGCAGATCTTTCGATTCTGTCCAATCTTCTTTCCATCTCCACTTTGTTTATCTTCGTGCTTGTGGCATTGGCACTTCTTGTACGCCGTTATTATGCCAGTGGTAAGACAACATCTGCGGATCGTATCAAGCTCACTTTGTGCATTTTGGTCATTCTTGGTTCCTCAATTGCCACTGCTGCTATTTGGGGTGCTGATGGAGATGGTTGGATTGGGTATGTGATTACTTTACCAATATGGTTCTTGGCTACTTCGGCACTCAATGTTTTAGTTCCACAAGCAAGGGTTCCAAAACTGTGGGGTGTTCCATTAGTGCCTTGGTTGCCATCCGCCTCAATTCTTACCAGCATATTCCTTTTGGGATCGATAGATGGGGCATCGTTTATAAGGTTTTGTGTTTGGACTGTTATTTTGCTGATCTACTACTTCCTAGTGGGCTTACATGCCTCTTATGACATGGCCAAGGAGTcagaggagaataaagttaaggacGGCTGGAAAGGAATGGAAGAAGGTGCATAG